The DNA window ACATGTTGTTGATAAATAAATTGTGCCAAGCAAGTTCATTGATAGCCCTGATGTTTATTCTGTAGTTTTTGTCTGCGCCTGCAAAAACTTCACGTACGTAGAGTTTTTTAGAGCTTAGGTAATCTATAACTTTTTTGTACAATGATTCAAAGATTTTTTCCTCTATGGGTATGTTTACTTCGCCCCACCATATATGATGTGCTGTGCTATCTTCTTTCACAATATACCTGTCTTTGGGAGAGCGCCCTGTTCTTTTTCCTGTCATAGCGTTGAGTGCGCCGTTATCCGCTAGTGTAGCTTCTCTATTGAGAATAGCGTGCTCCACTAATTCAGGTACTGAAAGATTGTAGTATACTGGTTCTTTCGCTTGTATGCCATACTGCTGAAATAACAACTGCTGAATAGACATAACTTCTTGTACTTGAATATGCTTGTAGTTGAAAAATAGACTGCAAAGTTACAAAAAATATAAAGAATTACTAACACATTTGTAATATATGTAACATAACAACTCTATTTTGAAAACTTTTTTTAGTATTTAATTACATCCTTCACCTGATTTGACTTCTCTGATAGTAAAATCCTCCCCGCTTTCTACTATTTTTACTTTATACTGCGCACCTGATACTACTAATTCCCATTGTCCAGGTGCAGTAGCGTTTTCAGTAACATATTTTACTCTTAGCTTTTCTCCTGAACTTACAATTCTTACTTTGACATCTTCACCATTTTCAACTAACTTTATTTTTCCGTACACTTTGCAAGGGTCTATAATAGTAGGCTGACTTTTCTTAAAACCAGCACTAATCAAAGTAAAGTTTGTAAGAGTCAAAATAAGAATGAGAATTTTTTTCATAATTTTTGTTTTGAGCAATATTAAATTAAACTCTTTTTACTGCAAAATCAAGTGTGAATTCACAAAAGTTATACCAATTTATGAATCGTTTTCTTATTCTTGACCGAGATGGTATTCTGAACAAGGATATAGGTTTTATTCACGAACCTGACAAGATTCTTATACCCGAAGGTATTGTAGAGTGCCTTCTATATTTTAGTAAAATCAGCTATAGGTTCGTAGTAGTTACTAACCAAAGTGGTGTAGCTAGGGGATTATTCAACTTAGCACAATTGCAAAATTTTCATCACCATTTGCAAAAAATGTATTTTGGGAAAGGTATTTGGATTGAGGACTTTTTTTATTGCCCGCACTTACCCCAAATTACAGGTGAATGTTTGTGCCGAAAACCGAAATCTTTGTTAGTAGAAAAAGCTATAGCCAAGTACAAAATAGACACTTCAAAAAGCTACATGATAGGAGATAATCCAAGAGATGTAACTGCTGGTAAGAAAGCAGGGCTTGCTACTATCCTTATACACCAAGAGCCACATTCTGATGCTGACTATCATTTTCAAACTATATTGGAATGGTATGAGGCTATAAAAAGTTGGAATTTCTGACATAAAAAAGTAGCAAGAAAAAATTATCTTATTGATATTCAAATAAAAATCAGGACGAACGTACATAAAAATTTGACTTTGAATTTTTTATACTAACTTTGCAATCTCAAAAACACTTCATATTTCGCAAGAGTATGACAAAAGCAGAAGTAATTCAGCAGATTCTTGAACAGTTGGCTAAAAAAGAAATTAACAAAGATCAAACAAAAGAGCGAGAGTATTGTCAAGAGGTAATAGAACAATTTTTGAAAATTGTCAAACAAAGTCTTAGTGAGGGAAACAATATATACATACGTGGTTTTGGTAGCTTCATTGTAAAAAAACGCGCTAAGAAAGTAGCCCGTAATATCGCTAAAAATCAACCTATGCTAATTGATGAACATTACATTCCTGCCTTTAAGCCTTCTAAACTCTTTGCTGAAAGAGTAAAAAAGAATACGCAGGAAATCGAAAAGAAATTAGCTTCAAAAGATAAAAAACACGCACAAGACATTACAAGCGACAAAAAAGATAAAAAAACTAAAAAAGCCAATAAATAGAGGTTTTATGAGCTTGAGCCTTTGTCATAGATGTAATATGAAATGGGTAAAAGACTCTATCTCCTATTCAGTTTGTGGCTACTCATACAGTCCTAGTCAATCCATTTCTACAGAGAATTCTCAAAATGAAACCCAACTCAAATAAACCTAGTATGAATTTACATCAAAAAATTATTATTGGCATTTTGGGTGTGGTAGCCTTTTTACTTTTATTTGTTTTTACTCAAAAAACAATCGTTAAAAAAGAAGACCAGCAAATACAAAACAAAACCGAAAAATTAGATGAATTAGCGCAACAATTTGAACCTATTACTCTTAAAGATAGATCTCTATTACTCAATGCTAAAAATTGGGAAGACTCATTACAAGCACTTCAAGCTATGATACAAGACGCAGAAAAACAAAATAGACTAGATTGGGCAGGATATTATAG is part of the Bacteroidia bacterium genome and encodes:
- a CDS encoding HAD family hydrolase; translated protein: MNSQKLYQFMNRFLILDRDGILNKDIGFIHEPDKILIPEGIVECLLYFSKISYRFVVVTNQSGVARGLFNLAQLQNFHHHLQKMYFGKGIWIEDFFYCPHLPQITGECLCRKPKSLLVEKAIAKYKIDTSKSYMIGDNPRDVTAGKKAGLATILIHQEPHSDADYHFQTILEWYEAIKSWNF
- a CDS encoding integration host factor subunit beta, whose amino-acid sequence is MTKAEVIQQILEQLAKKEINKDQTKEREYCQEVIEQFLKIVKQSLSEGNNIYIRGFGSFIVKKRAKKVARNIAKNQPMLIDEHYIPAFKPSKLFAERVKKNTQEIEKKLASKDKKHAQDITSDKKDKKTKKANK